From Anopheles coluzzii chromosome 3, AcolN3, whole genome shotgun sequence, the proteins below share one genomic window:
- the LOC120958765 gene encoding kinase D-interacting substrate of 220 kDa isoform X6 — MKVINCDELILNVQRLKAYGRRITRSSKVHALNRCDSMGSLGHRSLLQYLETDDLAGLKSFLGTRHLQVDDRDENNTTVLMVASGRGATHFVKELLARGADVQAQDLDSWTALHFAAKAGHVGIVELLLDNGAELEHRDMGGWTALMWGSYKGHTSVVALLLQRGADVQAHGNYHLNPLLWASGRGHTEIVRLLVNTGGAKVNVGDKYGTTPLVWACRKGSAEIVDVLLKAGANVDTAGMYSWTPLLVAVSGGFQECVSLLLERKPNVNALDKDGMTALSIACREGLTEIASALIAAGAYLNVQDRAGDTPLINAVKGGHRSVVEILMKRHVDVDIQGKDKKTALYTAVEKGHTAIVKLILQSNPDLELSTKDGDTALLRAVRNRNLEIVQMLLERKAKVGATDKRGDTCLHVAMRARSKAIVEALLSNPKYGQLLYRSNKEGETPYAIDATHQKTILGQVFGNRRLNANEDSEGMLGYGLYSSALADVLSEPTLTTPITVGLYAKWGSGKSFLLTELRDEMKNFAHSWSEPPIDASWLFFLISLHLVLVIGTVVGLATWSYVWGMVTGATLLVLIYFTDILLKFLDRRYDLEWLYSLNYGLSRKLGRLRLILQVAFCHPPGPQSDQQPMPVRFHFAEASGAAPNGDAAVALMLASLFDAIEAHYGSLATGLYRAFRPKPLKATGGWKWRKMCCMPVVLMFELGMLGILATASLSIVYSEYGLEGREEIAVAIYVLLGILLAGAIANLHAWSKLIGALFMSQGKHLKRAFNSNEAAPLTALGAEVSLMTDMVRCLDAFTGQQSRLVGVVDALDSCDTERTLTILNAVQTLLSGPQRPFVLLLAVDPHVIAKAAEANSRRLFTEGGIGGHDFLRNLVHLPVYLQNSGLRKVQRAQNTAMSAYRRAMPDLSRDDDQPHLGHSASARRLSNASEIMSSQEKLRAMPSSSRGGSKKLRVSDSIASSIGSNLHKLGQNPPVDLSKIILTDDYFSDVNPRSMRRLMNVIYITVRLLKAFQIDFSWYRLSSWINLTEQWPLRASMIVLEHDQGGDSFDDSVSLQAVYDKVRPKLTCLREAAALLDLDRDERKLDAFLQLHKSDLLVSDLRIFLPFTINLDPYLRKVLKEDQQALEDEGIIIPMKTVLPPSKPSGFVPHHHHRAPVGGVLQPTPQHPNNLTNWPNFYNPQPQAMALMSYYNQNWANFPAGVYGTNALLGEPLPKPGSVGGGPIITEHPPHEQHSTLGSNSGRSSKTTTGALQKSSSNGLATNPPIDIDLSNVQLSSLTVEQLIELLEKVNDLKPAMERTAPILRENAISGRVLMYCNLEELKSVLRLSFGHWEMFKLLVTALREASVTQPASRKLSTKTTSFAKGTNDSVEMQEPIAQSTPPFGSSTSSFQPIRQKSQNLLEKQPAKVHDYEYLQVTLEEQMICGALQTLNEDAFEDVVSSSERPSPTGEMFSQYLAPIRESSEIGSPPRLTYNLTNPNLTDLAASNGTLNGDDSGVGGGGSVGVGGGGGGSTSSGSHLGLRSGSGRHSRSHSLHDDASLTSIVVIPTFLTTSPNGASSSNNNNNNTTTNINDTKL; from the exons GCACTGAATCGGTGCGATTCGATGGGATCGTTGGGCCACCGTTCGCTCCTACAGTACCTGGAAACGGATGATCTAGCTGGACTAAAATCATTCCTCGGCACCCGCCACCTGCAGGTCGACGATCGAGATGAG AACAACACCACAGTGCTGATGGTCGCAAGCGGCCGCGGTGCGACCCATTTCGTGAAGGAACTACTGGCCCGGGGTGCCGATGTGCAGGCGCAGGATTTGGACAGCTGGACGGCGCTGCACTTCGCCGCCAAGGCCGGCCATGTCGGGATcgtggagctgctgctggacaaCGGGGCGGAGCTGGAGCACCGCGACATGGGCGGCTGGACGGCGCTCATGTGGGGCTCGTACAAGGGGCACACCAGCGtggtggcgctgctgctgcagcgcggTGCCGACGTGCAGGCACACGGCAACTACCACCTCAACCCGCTGCTCTGGGCGTCCGGTCGTGGCCACACGGAGATCGTGCGCCTGCTAGTCAACACGGGCGGTGCGAAGGTGAACGTTGGCGATAAG TACGGAACGACCCCGCTGGTGTGGGCCTGCCGGAAGGGAAGTGCGGAGATAGTGGACGTTCTACTGAAAGCCGGCGCGAACGTGGATACCGCCGGCATGTACTCGTGGACACCGCTGCTCGTAGCGGTCAGTGGCGGCTTTCAGGAATGTGTCTCCCTGCTGCTCGAGCGCAAGCCAAACGTGAACGCCCTGGACAAGGACGGCATGACGGCGCTCTCGATCGCGTGCCGCGAAGGGCTCACCGAGATCGCGTCGGCCCTGATCGCGGCCGGTGCCTACCTGAACGTGCAGGATCGGGCCGGCGACACGCCGCTGATCAACGCCGTCAAGGGCGGACACCGGAGCGTGGTCGAGATCCTGATGAAGCGCCACGTGGACGTGGACATTCAGGGGAAGGACAAGAAGACGGCCCTGTACACGGCGGTCGAGAAGGGCCACACCGCGATCGTGAAGCTGATCCTGCAGTCCAACCCGGACCTGGAGCTATCAACCAAAGACGGCGACACCGCGCTGCTGCGGGCGGTGCGCAACCGCAACCTCGAGATCGTGCAGATGCTGCTGGAGCGCAAGGCGAAGGTGGGCGCGACGGACAAGCGGGGCGACACCTGTCTGCACGTGGCGATGCGGGCCCGCTCGAAGGCGATCGTGGAGGCGCTGCTGAGCAACCCGAAGTACGGCCAGCTGCTGTACCGGTCGAACAAGGAGGGCGAAACGCCGTACGCAATCGATGCGACGCACCAGAAGACGATCCTCGGGCAGGTGTTCGGCAATCGGCGGCTGAACGCGAACGAAGACTCGGAGGGTATGCTCGGGTATGGGCTGTACTCGTCGGCGCTCGCTGACGTGCTGAGCGAACCGACGCTTACCACCCCGATCACGGTGGGACTGTACGCGAAGTGGGGCAGCGGGAAGAGCTTCCTGCTGACGGAGCTGCGGGACGAGATGAAGAACTTTGCCCACTCGTGGTCGGAGCCGCCGATCGACGCGTCCTGGCTGTTCTTTCTGATCAGCCTGCATCTGGTGCTGGTGATCGGGACGGTGGTCGGGCTGGCCACCTGGAGCTACGTGTGGGGCATGGTGACGGGGGCCACCCTGCTGGTGCTGATTTACTTTACCGACATTCTGCTAAAGTTCCTCGACCGTCGGTACGATCTCGAGTGGCTGTACTCGCTCAACTACGGGCTGTCGCGCAAGCTCGGCCGGCTGCGGCTGATACTGCAGGTCGCGTTCTGCCATCCGCCCGGGCCGCAGAGCGACCAGCAACCGATGCCGGTACGGTTTCACTTTGCCGAGGCGAGCGGAGCCGCCCCGAACGGTGATGCGGCCGTGGCGCTAATGCTGGCCTCGCTGTTCGACGCGATCGAGGCGCACTACGGTTCGTTGGCGACCGGGCTTTATCGTGCCTTTCGACCGAAACctt TAAAAGCAACCGGTGGCTGGAAATGGCGTAAAATGTGCTGCATGCCGGTGGTGCTGATGTTCGAGCTCGGCATGCTGGGCATCTTGGCGACGGCTTCGCTCTCCATCGTGTACTCCGAGTACGGGCTGGAGGGCCGGGAGGAGATAGCGGTGGCGATCTACGTCCTGCTGGGCATCCTGCTCGCCGGCGCGATTGCGAACCTGCACGCCTGGTCGAAGCTTATCGGTGCCTTGTTTATGTCGCAGGGCAAACACCTGAAGCGTGCCTTCAACAGCAACGAGGCGGCCCCACTGACGGCGCTCGGTGCCGAGGTCAGCCTGATGACGGATATGGTGCGCTGTCTGGACGCGTTCACCGGCCAGCAGAGCCGGCTGGTCGGCGTGGTCGATGCGCTCGATTCCTGCGACACCGAGCGCACGCTCACGATACTGAACGCGGTGCAGACGCTGCTGTCCGGGCCGCAGCGACCgttcgtgctgctgctcgcggTCGATCCGCATGTGATAGCGAAGGCGGCCGAAGCCAACAGCCGGCGGCTGTTCACGGAGGGCGGCATCGGCGGGCACGACTTCCTGCGCAATCTGGTGCATCTGCCGGTGTACCTGCAGAACTCGGGCCTGCGCAAGGTGCAGCGGGCCCAGAACACCGCCATGTCGGCGTACCGGCGTGCCATGCCGGATCTGAGCCGGGACGACGATCAGCCGCACCTGGGCCATTCGGCATCGGCCCGGCGGCTGTCGAACGCGTCGGAGATTATGTCGTCGCAGGAGAAGCTGCGCGCGATGCCGAGCTCGTCCCGCGGGGGTAGCAAAAAGCTGCGCGTATCCGACTCGATCGCCAGCTCGATCGGGTCGAACCTGCACAAGCTTGGCCAAAACCCGCCGGTGGATCTGTCGAAAATCATCCTCACCGATGATTACTTCAGCGACGTTAATCCGAGAAGCATGCGAAGACTGATGAACGTCATCTACATCACTG TTCGGTTGCTGAAAGCTTTCCAGATCGATTTCAGCTGGTACCGGTTGAGCTCGTGGATCAATCTCACCGAACAGTGGCCGCTGCGTGCTAGCATGATCGTGCTGGAACACGATCAGGGCGGCGACAGCTTCGACGATTCGGTTTCCCTGCAAGCGGTGTACGATAA AGTGCGCCCGAAGCTGACGTGCCTGCGGGAAGCGGCTGCACTGCTCGATCTCGATCGCGACGAGCGCAAGCTGGACGCATTTCTGCAGCTGCACAAGTCCGACCTGCTCGTGTCGGATCTGCGCATCTTCCTACCGTTCACCATCAACCTCGATCCGTACCTCCGGAAGGTGCTGAAGGAGGACCAGCAAGCGCTCGAGGACGAGGGTATCATCATACCGATGAAAACCGTGCTGCCACCGAGCAAACCGAGTGGATTCGTGccgcaccatcaccatcggGCGCCGGTTGGCGGCGTGCTGCAGCCCACCCCGCAGCATCCCAACAATCTGACCAACTGGCCCAACTTCTACAACCCGCAGCCGCAGGCAATGGCGCTGATGAGCTACTACAATCAGAACTGGGCCAACTTCCCAGCAGGAGTTTACGGCACGAATGCGCTGCTGGGTGAACCGCTGCCCAAACCGGGCTCTGTCGGCGGCGGCCCCATCATTACCGAGCATCCGCCGCACGAACAGCATTCCACACTCGGCAGCAACAGCGGTCGTAGCAGCAAGACCACCACCGGTGCCCTGCAAAAATCCTCCAGCAACGGTCTGGCGACGAATCCACCGATCGATATCGACCTATCGAACGTGCAGCTGTCCAGCCTGACGGTCGAGCAGCTGATCGAGCTGCTCGAGAAGGTGAACGATCTGAAACCGGCCATGGAGCGTACCGCGCCGATTCTGCGCGAAAATGCCATCTCCGGCCGGGTGCTGATGTACTGCAATCTGGAGGAGCTCAAGTCGGTGCTGCGGCTTAGCTTCGGGCACTGGGAGATGTTCAAGCTGCTGGTGACGGCACTGCGGGAAGCTAGCGTAACACAACCGGCCAGTCGGAAGCTATCCACCAAGACGACCTCGTTCGCGAAGGGGACGAACGATTCGGTGGAGATGCAGGAACCGATCGCCCAGTCAACGCCACCGTTCGGATCATCGACGAGCAGCTTCCAGCCGATCCGTCAAAAGTCCCAAAATCTGCTGGAAAAACAG CCAGCAAAAGTGCATGATTACGAATATCTCCAG GTGACGCTCGAGGAGCAGATGATCTGCGGCGCACTGCAAACGCTGAACGAGGACGCGTTCGAGGATGtggtcagcagcagcgagcgGCCCAGCCCAACCGGTGAGATGTTTAGCCAGTACCTGGCGCCAATACGGGAAAGCTCGGAAATCGGTTCACCGCCTCGCCTCACTTACAACCTTACTAACCCAAACCTGACCGATCTGGCCGCCAGCAACGGTACGCTGAACGGTGACGACAGTggcgtcggtggtggtggcagcgttggcgtcggcggcggcggcggcggcagcaccagcagcggcagccaTCTCGGCCTCCGGTCCGGTTCCGGCCGGCACAGTCGTTCCCACAGCCTGCATGACGATGCATCGCTGACCAGCATCGTGGTCATTCCCACCTTCCTAACTACGTCCCCTAAtggcgccagcagcagcaacaacaacaacaacaacaccactaCCAATATCAACGACACCAAGCTCTAA
- the LOC120958765 gene encoding kinase D-interacting substrate of 220 kDa isoform X7 yields the protein MFKSKHRSAGHEHHHHHQQALNRCDSMGSLGHRSLLQYLETDDLAGLKSFLGTRHLQVDDRDENNTTVLMVASGRGATHFVKELLARGADVQAQDLDSWTALHFAAKAGHVGIVELLLDNGAELEHRDMGGWTALMWGSYKGHTSVVALLLQRGADVQAHGNYHLNPLLWASGRGHTEIVRLLVNTGGAKVNVGDKYGTTPLVWACRKGSAEIVDVLLKAGANVDTAGMYSWTPLLVAVSGGFQECVSLLLERKPNVNALDKDGMTALSIACREGLTEIASALIAAGAYLNVQDRAGDTPLINAVKGGHRSVVEILMKRHVDVDIQGKDKKTALYTAVEKGHTAIVKLILQSNPDLELSTKDGDTALLRAVRNRNLEIVQMLLERKAKVGATDKRGDTCLHVAMRARSKAIVEALLSNPKYGQLLYRSNKEGETPYAIDATHQKTILGQVFGNRRLNANEDSEGMLGYGLYSSALADVLSEPTLTTPITVGLYAKWGSGKSFLLTELRDEMKNFAHSWSEPPIDASWLFFLISLHLVLVIGTVVGLATWSYVWGMVTGATLLVLIYFTDILLKFLDRRYDLEWLYSLNYGLSRKLGRLRLILQVAFCHPPGPQSDQQPMPVRFHFAEASGAAPNGDAAVALMLASLFDAIEAHYGSLATGLYRAFRPKPLKATGGWKWRKMCCMPVVLMFELGMLGILATASLSIVYSEYGLEGREEIAVAIYVLLGILLAGAIANLHAWSKLIGALFMSQGKHLKRAFNSNEAAPLTALGAEVSLMTDMVRCLDAFTGQQSRLVGVVDALDSCDTERTLTILNAVQTLLSGPQRPFVLLLAVDPHVIAKAAEANSRRLFTEGGIGGHDFLRNLVHLPVYLQNSGLRKVQRAQNTAMSAYRRAMPDLSRDDDQPHLGHSASARRLSNASEIMSSQEKLRAMPSSSRGGSKKLRVSDSIASSIGSNLHKLGQNPPVDLSKIILTDDYFSDVNPRSMRRLMNVIYITVRLLKAFQIDFSWYRLSSWINLTEQWPLRASMIVLEHDQGGDSFDDSVSLQAVYDKVRPKLTCLREAAALLDLDRDERKLDAFLQLHKSDLLVSDLRIFLPFTINLDPYLRKVLKEDQQALEDEGIIIPMKTVLPPSKPSGFVPHHHHRAPVGGVLQPTPQHPNNLTNWPNFYNPQPQAMALMSYYNQNWANFPAGVYGTNALLGEPLPKPGSVGGGPIITEHPPHEQHSTLGSNSGRSSKTTTGALQKSSSNGLATNPPIDIDLSNVQLSSLTVEQLIELLEKVNDLKPAMERTAPILRENAISGRVLMYCNLEELKSVLRLSFGHWEMFKLLVTALREASVTQPASRKLSTKTTSFAKGTNDSVEMQEPIAQSTPPFGSSTSSFQPIRQKSQNLLEKQPAKVHDYEYLQVTLEEQMICGALQTLNEDAFEDVVSSSERPSPTGEMFSQYLAPIRESSEIGSPPRLTYNLTNPNLTDLAASNGTLNGDDSGVGGGGSVGVGGGGGGSTSSGSHLGLRSGSGRHSRSHSLHDDASLTSIVVIPTFLTTSPNGASSSNNNNNNTTTNINDTKL from the exons GCACTGAATCGGTGCGATTCGATGGGATCGTTGGGCCACCGTTCGCTCCTACAGTACCTGGAAACGGATGATCTAGCTGGACTAAAATCATTCCTCGGCACCCGCCACCTGCAGGTCGACGATCGAGATGAG AACAACACCACAGTGCTGATGGTCGCAAGCGGCCGCGGTGCGACCCATTTCGTGAAGGAACTACTGGCCCGGGGTGCCGATGTGCAGGCGCAGGATTTGGACAGCTGGACGGCGCTGCACTTCGCCGCCAAGGCCGGCCATGTCGGGATcgtggagctgctgctggacaaCGGGGCGGAGCTGGAGCACCGCGACATGGGCGGCTGGACGGCGCTCATGTGGGGCTCGTACAAGGGGCACACCAGCGtggtggcgctgctgctgcagcgcggTGCCGACGTGCAGGCACACGGCAACTACCACCTCAACCCGCTGCTCTGGGCGTCCGGTCGTGGCCACACGGAGATCGTGCGCCTGCTAGTCAACACGGGCGGTGCGAAGGTGAACGTTGGCGATAAG TACGGAACGACCCCGCTGGTGTGGGCCTGCCGGAAGGGAAGTGCGGAGATAGTGGACGTTCTACTGAAAGCCGGCGCGAACGTGGATACCGCCGGCATGTACTCGTGGACACCGCTGCTCGTAGCGGTCAGTGGCGGCTTTCAGGAATGTGTCTCCCTGCTGCTCGAGCGCAAGCCAAACGTGAACGCCCTGGACAAGGACGGCATGACGGCGCTCTCGATCGCGTGCCGCGAAGGGCTCACCGAGATCGCGTCGGCCCTGATCGCGGCCGGTGCCTACCTGAACGTGCAGGATCGGGCCGGCGACACGCCGCTGATCAACGCCGTCAAGGGCGGACACCGGAGCGTGGTCGAGATCCTGATGAAGCGCCACGTGGACGTGGACATTCAGGGGAAGGACAAGAAGACGGCCCTGTACACGGCGGTCGAGAAGGGCCACACCGCGATCGTGAAGCTGATCCTGCAGTCCAACCCGGACCTGGAGCTATCAACCAAAGACGGCGACACCGCGCTGCTGCGGGCGGTGCGCAACCGCAACCTCGAGATCGTGCAGATGCTGCTGGAGCGCAAGGCGAAGGTGGGCGCGACGGACAAGCGGGGCGACACCTGTCTGCACGTGGCGATGCGGGCCCGCTCGAAGGCGATCGTGGAGGCGCTGCTGAGCAACCCGAAGTACGGCCAGCTGCTGTACCGGTCGAACAAGGAGGGCGAAACGCCGTACGCAATCGATGCGACGCACCAGAAGACGATCCTCGGGCAGGTGTTCGGCAATCGGCGGCTGAACGCGAACGAAGACTCGGAGGGTATGCTCGGGTATGGGCTGTACTCGTCGGCGCTCGCTGACGTGCTGAGCGAACCGACGCTTACCACCCCGATCACGGTGGGACTGTACGCGAAGTGGGGCAGCGGGAAGAGCTTCCTGCTGACGGAGCTGCGGGACGAGATGAAGAACTTTGCCCACTCGTGGTCGGAGCCGCCGATCGACGCGTCCTGGCTGTTCTTTCTGATCAGCCTGCATCTGGTGCTGGTGATCGGGACGGTGGTCGGGCTGGCCACCTGGAGCTACGTGTGGGGCATGGTGACGGGGGCCACCCTGCTGGTGCTGATTTACTTTACCGACATTCTGCTAAAGTTCCTCGACCGTCGGTACGATCTCGAGTGGCTGTACTCGCTCAACTACGGGCTGTCGCGCAAGCTCGGCCGGCTGCGGCTGATACTGCAGGTCGCGTTCTGCCATCCGCCCGGGCCGCAGAGCGACCAGCAACCGATGCCGGTACGGTTTCACTTTGCCGAGGCGAGCGGAGCCGCCCCGAACGGTGATGCGGCCGTGGCGCTAATGCTGGCCTCGCTGTTCGACGCGATCGAGGCGCACTACGGTTCGTTGGCGACCGGGCTTTATCGTGCCTTTCGACCGAAACctt TAAAAGCAACCGGTGGCTGGAAATGGCGTAAAATGTGCTGCATGCCGGTGGTGCTGATGTTCGAGCTCGGCATGCTGGGCATCTTGGCGACGGCTTCGCTCTCCATCGTGTACTCCGAGTACGGGCTGGAGGGCCGGGAGGAGATAGCGGTGGCGATCTACGTCCTGCTGGGCATCCTGCTCGCCGGCGCGATTGCGAACCTGCACGCCTGGTCGAAGCTTATCGGTGCCTTGTTTATGTCGCAGGGCAAACACCTGAAGCGTGCCTTCAACAGCAACGAGGCGGCCCCACTGACGGCGCTCGGTGCCGAGGTCAGCCTGATGACGGATATGGTGCGCTGTCTGGACGCGTTCACCGGCCAGCAGAGCCGGCTGGTCGGCGTGGTCGATGCGCTCGATTCCTGCGACACCGAGCGCACGCTCACGATACTGAACGCGGTGCAGACGCTGCTGTCCGGGCCGCAGCGACCgttcgtgctgctgctcgcggTCGATCCGCATGTGATAGCGAAGGCGGCCGAAGCCAACAGCCGGCGGCTGTTCACGGAGGGCGGCATCGGCGGGCACGACTTCCTGCGCAATCTGGTGCATCTGCCGGTGTACCTGCAGAACTCGGGCCTGCGCAAGGTGCAGCGGGCCCAGAACACCGCCATGTCGGCGTACCGGCGTGCCATGCCGGATCTGAGCCGGGACGACGATCAGCCGCACCTGGGCCATTCGGCATCGGCCCGGCGGCTGTCGAACGCGTCGGAGATTATGTCGTCGCAGGAGAAGCTGCGCGCGATGCCGAGCTCGTCCCGCGGGGGTAGCAAAAAGCTGCGCGTATCCGACTCGATCGCCAGCTCGATCGGGTCGAACCTGCACAAGCTTGGCCAAAACCCGCCGGTGGATCTGTCGAAAATCATCCTCACCGATGATTACTTCAGCGACGTTAATCCGAGAAGCATGCGAAGACTGATGAACGTCATCTACATCACTG TTCGGTTGCTGAAAGCTTTCCAGATCGATTTCAGCTGGTACCGGTTGAGCTCGTGGATCAATCTCACCGAACAGTGGCCGCTGCGTGCTAGCATGATCGTGCTGGAACACGATCAGGGCGGCGACAGCTTCGACGATTCGGTTTCCCTGCAAGCGGTGTACGATAA AGTGCGCCCGAAGCTGACGTGCCTGCGGGAAGCGGCTGCACTGCTCGATCTCGATCGCGACGAGCGCAAGCTGGACGCATTTCTGCAGCTGCACAAGTCCGACCTGCTCGTGTCGGATCTGCGCATCTTCCTACCGTTCACCATCAACCTCGATCCGTACCTCCGGAAGGTGCTGAAGGAGGACCAGCAAGCGCTCGAGGACGAGGGTATCATCATACCGATGAAAACCGTGCTGCCACCGAGCAAACCGAGTGGATTCGTGccgcaccatcaccatcggGCGCCGGTTGGCGGCGTGCTGCAGCCCACCCCGCAGCATCCCAACAATCTGACCAACTGGCCCAACTTCTACAACCCGCAGCCGCAGGCAATGGCGCTGATGAGCTACTACAATCAGAACTGGGCCAACTTCCCAGCAGGAGTTTACGGCACGAATGCGCTGCTGGGTGAACCGCTGCCCAAACCGGGCTCTGTCGGCGGCGGCCCCATCATTACCGAGCATCCGCCGCACGAACAGCATTCCACACTCGGCAGCAACAGCGGTCGTAGCAGCAAGACCACCACCGGTGCCCTGCAAAAATCCTCCAGCAACGGTCTGGCGACGAATCCACCGATCGATATCGACCTATCGAACGTGCAGCTGTCCAGCCTGACGGTCGAGCAGCTGATCGAGCTGCTCGAGAAGGTGAACGATCTGAAACCGGCCATGGAGCGTACCGCGCCGATTCTGCGCGAAAATGCCATCTCCGGCCGGGTGCTGATGTACTGCAATCTGGAGGAGCTCAAGTCGGTGCTGCGGCTTAGCTTCGGGCACTGGGAGATGTTCAAGCTGCTGGTGACGGCACTGCGGGAAGCTAGCGTAACACAACCGGCCAGTCGGAAGCTATCCACCAAGACGACCTCGTTCGCGAAGGGGACGAACGATTCGGTGGAGATGCAGGAACCGATCGCCCAGTCAACGCCACCGTTCGGATCATCGACGAGCAGCTTCCAGCCGATCCGTCAAAAGTCCCAAAATCTGCTGGAAAAACAG CCAGCAAAAGTGCATGATTACGAATATCTCCAG GTGACGCTCGAGGAGCAGATGATCTGCGGCGCACTGCAAACGCTGAACGAGGACGCGTTCGAGGATGtggtcagcagcagcgagcgGCCCAGCCCAACCGGTGAGATGTTTAGCCAGTACCTGGCGCCAATACGGGAAAGCTCGGAAATCGGTTCACCGCCTCGCCTCACTTACAACCTTACTAACCCAAACCTGACCGATCTGGCCGCCAGCAACGGTACGCTGAACGGTGACGACAGTggcgtcggtggtggtggcagcgttggcgtcggcggcggcggcggcggcagcaccagcagcggcagccaTCTCGGCCTCCGGTCCGGTTCCGGCCGGCACAGTCGTTCCCACAGCCTGCATGACGATGCATCGCTGACCAGCATCGTGGTCATTCCCACCTTCCTAACTACGTCCCCTAAtggcgccagcagcagcaacaacaacaacaacaacaccactaCCAATATCAACGACACCAAGCTCTAA